In one Spirosoma rigui genomic region, the following are encoded:
- a CDS encoding phosphatase PAP2 family protein — protein sequence MKSIYRTLVVASLTLLSVSAGLLSCDKSIEEPQRVGYSPADVDAKAGSWKTYIITSPAAVTVATPSLTTSAEYQAELTDLKSKSASLTPAQQEAVVYWGAGAVYRWNEIARELAARYNVPPASNAEGKYPVPDAANPLADPRFPFATPPYTARALAYMSVAQYDALVAAWNYKYQFKRVAPSKIDGTIRVALPVSALPSYPSEDAVVAAASAAVLKAMFPGEVPFIEAKVAEHRNSRQWAGMNVTSDLTAGADLGAQVAAQVMARAKTDGMSTANNQTLTAGMIEAAKGRGQVDVWVSQESPVRPPMLPNYGAVSTWNFDRATLVKLRPGPAPQPGTDQFNKELEELKSIQKNQTREQARIANFWADGAGSYTPPGHWHRTAADAAHEAKFSEVRMARTLALVGTTLQDASVCCWETKYYYYTPRPQQFGVKTSVGLPNFPSYTSGHSTFSAAAATVLGSVFPDRADEFWAKAVEASNSRVYGMIHFRSDCTAGLTCGKNIGSYAVSRGKADGSGL from the coding sequence ATGAAATCGATCTATCGTACCCTCGTTGTTGCCAGCCTGACGTTGTTGAGCGTTTCGGCCGGACTCCTTTCCTGCGACAAAAGCATCGAAGAACCACAGCGCGTTGGCTATAGTCCCGCCGACGTAGATGCCAAAGCGGGCAGCTGGAAAACCTACATCATTACCAGTCCAGCCGCTGTGACCGTCGCTACGCCTTCGCTGACGACCTCGGCCGAGTACCAGGCCGAACTGACGGACCTCAAGTCGAAATCGGCCAGCCTGACGCCGGCCCAGCAGGAAGCTGTGGTGTACTGGGGTGCCGGTGCCGTTTACCGCTGGAACGAGATAGCCCGCGAACTGGCTGCCCGCTACAACGTGCCTCCTGCGTCCAACGCGGAGGGTAAGTACCCCGTCCCTGATGCGGCCAACCCACTGGCAGACCCCCGGTTTCCGTTTGCCACTCCGCCCTATACGGCCCGTGCGCTAGCCTACATGAGCGTGGCTCAGTATGATGCGCTGGTTGCGGCCTGGAATTACAAATATCAGTTTAAGCGGGTAGCACCGTCTAAGATCGACGGGACCATACGCGTAGCCCTGCCCGTTTCGGCCCTGCCGTCCTACCCATCGGAGGATGCCGTCGTTGCTGCGGCATCGGCTGCGGTGCTCAAAGCCATGTTCCCCGGTGAGGTGCCGTTCATTGAAGCCAAAGTGGCCGAACACCGCAATAGTCGCCAGTGGGCCGGTATGAACGTTACGAGTGACCTGACGGCGGGTGCCGATCTGGGCGCTCAGGTTGCCGCGCAGGTAATGGCCCGTGCCAAAACGGATGGGATGAGCACGGCCAACAACCAGACCCTCACTGCGGGTATGATTGAAGCGGCCAAAGGCCGGGGTCAGGTCGACGTGTGGGTAAGTCAGGAATCGCCCGTTCGTCCGCCCATGCTGCCGAACTACGGTGCCGTATCGACCTGGAACTTCGACCGGGCAACGCTGGTGAAGCTGCGGCCGGGGCCCGCTCCGCAACCCGGAACCGATCAGTTTAACAAAGAACTCGAAGAGCTGAAGTCGATTCAGAAAAACCAGACGCGGGAGCAGGCCCGCATCGCCAACTTCTGGGCCGATGGGGCCGGGAGCTACACGCCCCCCGGCCACTGGCACCGCACAGCCGCCGATGCGGCTCACGAAGCGAAGTTCAGCGAAGTGCGCATGGCGCGGACGCTGGCCCTGGTGGGAACAACCCTGCAGGACGCCAGTGTGTGCTGCTGGGAAACCAAATACTACTACTACACGCCCCGCCCGCAGCAGTTTGGCGTGAAAACGTCGGTTGGGTTACCCAACTTCCCCAGCTATACCTCGGGACACTCGACCTTCTCGGCGGCTGCCGCTACGGTACTGGGCAGTGTGTTTCCCGACCGGGCCGACGAATTCTGGGCCAAGGCCGTTGAAGCGTCCAACTCGCGGGTATACGGTATGATCCACTTCCGCTCCGACTGCACCGCGGGTCTGACCTGCGGCAAGAACATCGGCAGCTACGCCGTGTCGCGCGGCAAAGCCGACGGATCTGGCCTGTAG